One Lucilia cuprina isolate Lc7/37 chromosome 4, ASM2204524v1, whole genome shotgun sequence DNA segment encodes these proteins:
- the LOC111680084 gene encoding lipid storage droplets surface-binding protein 1 isoform X1, whose translation MANTPSTKLHLETIDRIGSIPLIETSLKQVENLYAKVKNSNRLFNWYFETAEYTILSAYESVQPAVKLFEAPLKRLDSVMCKSLDILEQRAPLVYLPPELTIIMGLKMYWNTKEYMTDHLVKPVLKRADSVKQIGNAVLDSPITTFAAERLEGALTAGDKFVDKYLVPIGDQTDAPNDEDNNVDAPDEKGAIKAIHHGQRFSRKLKRRLTQRTIAEARALKKQSKEAIHVCLYAAELIATDPKLALQKAKELWAYLSLDEPENQARPVTLEQLIVLLTRESVRRLVHVVNFGANVAANIPKTVSHTTTEVVHHIIYFNNRLINITKLDKVKNLSKEEAETLIKRMVTFYGNLQNLSNAYLERLATFLSGRIEAEKVSGSRSSGASSTASSTRRLLEEQDNNTPSSHNNINGVY comes from the exons atgg CCAATACGCCAAGCACAAAATTACATCTGGAGACAATCGATCGCATTGGCAGTATACCATTAATCGAGACCAGTTTAAAACAGGTGGAAAATCTATATGCCAAAGTCAAGAATAGTAATCGTCTATTTAACTGGTATTTTGAAACTGctgaatatacaattttatcagCTTATGAATCCGTACAGCCAGCGGTAAAACTATTCGAAGCACCTTTAAAACGTCTGGACTCGGTGATGTGTAAGAGTTTAGATATATTGGAGCAACGTGCACCCTTGGTGTATTTACCACCCGAACTG ACTATTATTATGGGTTTAAAGATGTATTGGAATACTAAGGAATACATGACAGATCATTTGGTTAAACCGGTACTCAAACGGGCCGATTCGGTGAAACAGATTGGTAATGCGGTACTTGATAGTCCAATAACCACCTTTGCGGCCGAACGTTTAGAAGGAGCTCTAACGGCTGGTGATAAATTTGTCGATAAATATTTAGTGCCCATTGGCGATCAAACTGATG cacCAAATGATGAAGATAACAATGTAGATGCACCGGATGAAAAAGGCGCCATCAAGGCAATTCATCACGGCCAACGTTTTTCTCGTAAGCTTAAACGTCGCTTGACCCAAAGAACTATAGCGGAAGCTAGAGCCcttaaaaaacaaagtaaagaaGCCATACATGTATGCTTATATGCTGCTGAATtg attGCTACCGATCCAAAATTGGCCCTACAAAAAGCCAAAGAACTTTGGGCTTATTTAAGTCTTGACGAACCAGAGAATCAAGCTAGACCTGTAACATTGGAACAATTAATTGTTCTTTTAACACGGGAATCGGTCAGACGTCTGGTACATGTAGTTAATTTTGGTGCTAATGTTGCAGCCAATATACCCAA AACTGTATCACATACCACAACAGAAGTTGTACATCAcattatatatttcaataatcgTTTGATAAACATAACCAAATTggataaagttaaaaatttatcgaaagaAGAAGCCGAGACATTAATAAAACGCATGGTCACCTTTTATGGCAACTTACAAAATCTATCTAATGCCTATTTg GAACGTTTGGCTACCTTTTTATCCGGCCGCATTGAAGCCGAAAAAGTTAGTGGAAGTCGCAGTTCTGGTGCCTCCTCTACAGCATCGTCAACAAGAAGACTTTTGGAAGAACAGGATAATAATACTCCTTCGTCTCACAATAATATAAATGGCGTCTACTGA
- the LOC111680084 gene encoding lipid storage droplets surface-binding protein 1 isoform X2 has translation MANTPSTKLHLETIDRIGSIPLIETSLKQVENLYAKVKNSNRLFNWYFETAEYTILSAYESVQPAVKLFEAPLKRLDSVMCKSLDILEQRAPLVYLPPELMYWNTKEYMTDHLVKPVLKRADSVKQIGNAVLDSPITTFAAERLEGALTAGDKFVDKYLVPIGDQTDAPNDEDNNVDAPDEKGAIKAIHHGQRFSRKLKRRLTQRTIAEARALKKQSKEAIHVCLYAAELIATDPKLALQKAKELWAYLSLDEPENQARPVTLEQLIVLLTRESVRRLVHVVNFGANVAANIPKTVSHTTTEVVHHIIYFNNRLINITKLDKVKNLSKEEAETLIKRMVTFYGNLQNLSNAYLERLATFLSGRIEAEKVSGSRSSGASSTASSTRRLLEEQDNNTPSSHNNINGVY, from the exons atgg CCAATACGCCAAGCACAAAATTACATCTGGAGACAATCGATCGCATTGGCAGTATACCATTAATCGAGACCAGTTTAAAACAGGTGGAAAATCTATATGCCAAAGTCAAGAATAGTAATCGTCTATTTAACTGGTATTTTGAAACTGctgaatatacaattttatcagCTTATGAATCCGTACAGCCAGCGGTAAAACTATTCGAAGCACCTTTAAAACGTCTGGACTCGGTGATGTGTAAGAGTTTAGATATATTGGAGCAACGTGCACCCTTGGTGTATTTACCACCCGAACTG ATGTATTGGAATACTAAGGAATACATGACAGATCATTTGGTTAAACCGGTACTCAAACGGGCCGATTCGGTGAAACAGATTGGTAATGCGGTACTTGATAGTCCAATAACCACCTTTGCGGCCGAACGTTTAGAAGGAGCTCTAACGGCTGGTGATAAATTTGTCGATAAATATTTAGTGCCCATTGGCGATCAAACTGATG cacCAAATGATGAAGATAACAATGTAGATGCACCGGATGAAAAAGGCGCCATCAAGGCAATTCATCACGGCCAACGTTTTTCTCGTAAGCTTAAACGTCGCTTGACCCAAAGAACTATAGCGGAAGCTAGAGCCcttaaaaaacaaagtaaagaaGCCATACATGTATGCTTATATGCTGCTGAATtg attGCTACCGATCCAAAATTGGCCCTACAAAAAGCCAAAGAACTTTGGGCTTATTTAAGTCTTGACGAACCAGAGAATCAAGCTAGACCTGTAACATTGGAACAATTAATTGTTCTTTTAACACGGGAATCGGTCAGACGTCTGGTACATGTAGTTAATTTTGGTGCTAATGTTGCAGCCAATATACCCAA AACTGTATCACATACCACAACAGAAGTTGTACATCAcattatatatttcaataatcgTTTGATAAACATAACCAAATTggataaagttaaaaatttatcgaaagaAGAAGCCGAGACATTAATAAAACGCATGGTCACCTTTTATGGCAACTTACAAAATCTATCTAATGCCTATTTg GAACGTTTGGCTACCTTTTTATCCGGCCGCATTGAAGCCGAAAAAGTTAGTGGAAGTCGCAGTTCTGGTGCCTCCTCTACAGCATCGTCAACAAGAAGACTTTTGGAAGAACAGGATAATAATACTCCTTCGTCTCACAATAATATAAATGGCGTCTACTGA
- the LOC111680092 gene encoding uncharacterized protein LOC111680092 yields the protein MKLYELLTLMGIFWTAHGQYNQLEEQYCTIPKILQGSWFSWESGLPTQTVIDARQMSKRGYCITMEKHHGDEYSFVFEERGKGCYHCVKTFIRTLNVFEKFESPCVTIPDGSKPSVQNVCRGIKDDQQLITLFNENFVPINCRSSLEGVWHFTYQNRFRFTGVCNKPDARIQSCQTAGTQFLIQNQKFNITYQQCEGMEGTFSGLVEYSCLGDWFVGKNHYFAVANTKESRKDEKYRCFLKNRDDDLYVGVSITAECNTLKTPENSPERLKLTPVKAEYVEPGCTLPQNFSGEWVNTANIDADVIISETHINETYYPDKARYRRTIYVCRERRGNRIMMARLTVDGCQKDYVCFDFMPRHHNVIRYRKGLAVIKDDFSTVCSWVQFKNDEAWKYDLFLAKNPVPVRCPVAGKFNFTQRGEHPFKTRILGGVTLSPRPDIRCKQNISDLSVCDTDQKEMAVDENYCLSVDHLGRPVDIYSDPDYRMKCIGFWKENLKSYLITYDDLDPLSKYRCWVYQRADLNRVLMSQAVGAFCKLNQDVTSWNHSEGAAVAIDAIEYERERDDCPMYFDDGENPWRQSDASNIIFDWDFYKAGASRLETLVNIEIVLSLTLGFIIIKLLRFYI from the exons atgaaattatacGAATTACTTACCCTAATGGGTATTTTTTGGACAG CACATGGTCAATACAATCAGTTGGAGGAACAATATTGTACTATACCTAAAATCCTGCAGGGATCATGGTTTTCTTGGGAATCTGGTTTACCCACACAAACGGTAATAGATGCCAGACAAATGAGTAAACGAGGCTACTGCATAACAATGGAAAAACATCACGGCGATGAGTATTCGTTTGTATTTGAAGAACGCGGCAAGGGTTGCTATCATTGTGTGAAAACCTTCATAAGGACCTTAAATGTTTTTGAGAAATTTGAAA gTCCCTGTGTTACCATACCCGATGGTTCTAAGCCCTCGGTACAAAATGTTTGCCGTGGCATAAAGGATGATCAACAATTGATAACGttgtttaatgaaaactttGTACCCATCAATTGTCGCAGTTCGTTGGAAGGTGTCTGGCATTTTACCTATCAAAATCGTTTCCGTTTTACGGGTGTCTGCAATAAGCCCGATGCCAGAATACAGTCCTGCCAAACAGCCGGTACTCAGTTCTtgatacaaaatcaaaagtttaataTCACTTATCAACAGTGTGAGGGTATGGAAGGCACCTTTAGTGGTTTAGTAGAATACAGTTGTTTGGGTGATTGGTTTgtgggtaaaaatcattactttGCTGTGGCCAATACGAAAGAATCTCGAAAAGATGAAAAATATCGTTGTTTCCTAAAGAATCGAGATGATGACTTGTATGTGGGTGTATCCATTACAGCCGAGTGTAATACTCTAAAAACTCCTGAAAATTCTCCTGAACGTCTAAAACTTACACCTGTCAAAGCAGAATATGTAGAACCTGGTTGTACATTACCGCAGAATTTCTCTGGTGAATGGGTTAATACAGCCAATATTGATGCCGATGTCATTATTAGTGAGACACACATCAATGAAACCTATTATCCAGATAAGGCTCGTTATAGGCGTACGATTTATGTTTGTCGAGAACGTCGTGGCAATCGTATTATGATGGCTCGCCTCACAGTCGATGGTTGTCAAAAGGATTacgtttgttttgattttatgcCCCGACATCATAATGTTATTCGTTATCGTAAAGGTTTGGCGGTTATTAAAGACGACTTTAGTACGGTGTGCTCGTGGGTTCAATTCAAAAATGATGAAGCTTGGAAATACgatttatttttggcaaaaaatccTGTACCGGTTAGATGTCCAGTTGCgggcaaatttaattttacacaaCGTGGTGAACATCCGTTTAAAACGAG AATTTTGGGTGGTGTTACTTTGAGTCCTCGTCCCGATATACGTTGCAAGCAAAATATATCCGATTTATCAGTGTGTGATACAGATCAAAAGGAAATGGCAGTCGATGAAAACTATTGTTTATCTGTAGATCACTTGGGTCGACCAGTAGATATTTAca GTGATCCCGATTATCGCATGAAATGTATTGGTTTCtggaaggaaaatttaaaatcatactTGATAACCTATGACGATTTGGATCCTTTGTCTAAATACAGATGTTGGGTCTATCAAAGGGCCGATTTAAACAGAGTTTTAATGTCACAAG CTGTTGGAgctttttgtaaacttaatcAGGATGTGACTTCTTGGAACCATAGCGAGGGCGCTGCTGTCGCTATTGATGCCATAGAATACGAACGTGAACGCGATGATTGTCCCATGTATTTTGATGATGGTGAAAATCCATGGCGTCAATCTGATGCCTCCAATATTATTTTCGATTGGGACTTTTATAAGGCTGGTGCAAGTCGTCTCGAGACGTTAGTAAATATCGAAATTGTATTATCTTTAACATTGGGTTTCATTATCATCAAATTATTACGTTTTTATATATAA
- the LOC111680093 gene encoding transcription factor A, mitochondrial isoform X2 has protein sequence MLLTVSLLNKGSFLGSLINKCRPAAVANLSLSSPSHVAKTLEEKAGLPPKPKKPLTPYFRFMKEQRPKIQAANPNLSIVDIVRKVSKEWVTADSSLKQRLQEEYKKEQQKYVEARTKYDAKITDEQRSQLKELKQELIDAKERRMMRKRIKELGRPKKPASAFLRFIAKERMLTPQTTNQTFREWHQKATAKWGTLTDEQKHVYIMESRKELEKYKVEISLWEEKMIRLGHIDVIRHGNLIDPPEPKPKKH, from the exons ATGTTATTAACCGTTTCGCTTCTAAACAAAGGATCCTTTTTGGGTTCTTTGATTAACAAATGCAG ACCTGCTGCTGTGGCCAACCTTAGTTTAAGTAGTCCCTCGCATGTGGCTAAAACTTTGGAAGAAAAAGCCGGTCTACCTCCTAAACCCAAAAAACCATTAACACCCTACTTTCGTTTTATGAAAGAGCAAAGACCTAAAATACAGGCAGCGAATCCAAATCTCTCTATTGTTGATATAGTAAGGAAAGTCTCAAAAGAATGGGTAACCGCCGACAGCTCATTAAAGCAGCGCCTGCAAGAggaatataaaaaagaacaacagaAATATGTGGAAGCACGTACAAAATACGATGCCAAAATCACCGATGAACAGCGTTCACAATTGAAAGAACTGAAACAGGAACTAATTGATGCTAAAGAAAGACGTATGATGCGTAAACGTATTAAGGAATTGGGACGCCCCAAAAAACCGGCCTCGGCCTTTTTACGTTTCATAGCCAAGGAACGTATGCTAACGCCTCAAACAACAAATCAAACTTTCCGGGAGTGGCATCAAAAGGCCACCGCCAAATGGGGTACTCTAACAGATGAACAGAAACATGTTTACATTATGGAATCCCGTAAAGAATTGGAAAAGTACAA agtTGAAATTTCGTTATGGGAAGAAAAGATGATACGTTTAGGCCACATTGATGTCATACGCCATGGTAATCTAATTGACCCCCCAGAGCCCAAGCCAAAGAAACATTAA
- the LOC111680093 gene encoding transcription factor A, mitochondrial isoform X1, which translates to MLLTVSLLNKGSFLGSLINKCRQVVRIKPVNKLETNIKPNISTSLTSTTSTFPTTTALTGDQPSDRPAAVANLSLSSPSHVAKTLEEKAGLPPKPKKPLTPYFRFMKEQRPKIQAANPNLSIVDIVRKVSKEWVTADSSLKQRLQEEYKKEQQKYVEARTKYDAKITDEQRSQLKELKQELIDAKERRMMRKRIKELGRPKKPASAFLRFIAKERMLTPQTTNQTFREWHQKATAKWGTLTDEQKHVYIMESRKELEKYKVEISLWEEKMIRLGHIDVIRHGNLIDPPEPKPKKH; encoded by the exons ATGTTATTAACCGTTTCGCTTCTAAACAAAGGATCCTTTTTGGGTTCTTTGATTAACAAATGCAGGCAAGTTGTACGAATTAAACCAGTTAACAAATTAGAAACTAATATAAAACCCAACATATCTACTTCTCTAACATCAACAACTTCCACATTTCCAACTACAACTGCGTTAACTGGGGACCAACCATCTGACAGACCTGCTGCTGTGGCCAACCTTAGTTTAAGTAGTCCCTCGCATGTGGCTAAAACTTTGGAAGAAAAAGCCGGTCTACCTCCTAAACCCAAAAAACCATTAACACCCTACTTTCGTTTTATGAAAGAGCAAAGACCTAAAATACAGGCAGCGAATCCAAATCTCTCTATTGTTGATATAGTAAGGAAAGTCTCAAAAGAATGGGTAACCGCCGACAGCTCATTAAAGCAGCGCCTGCAAGAggaatataaaaaagaacaacagaAATATGTGGAAGCACGTACAAAATACGATGCCAAAATCACCGATGAACAGCGTTCACAATTGAAAGAACTGAAACAGGAACTAATTGATGCTAAAGAAAGACGTATGATGCGTAAACGTATTAAGGAATTGGGACGCCCCAAAAAACCGGCCTCGGCCTTTTTACGTTTCATAGCCAAGGAACGTATGCTAACGCCTCAAACAACAAATCAAACTTTCCGGGAGTGGCATCAAAAGGCCACCGCCAAATGGGGTACTCTAACAGATGAACAGAAACATGTTTACATTATGGAATCCCGTAAAGAATTGGAAAAGTACAA agtTGAAATTTCGTTATGGGAAGAAAAGATGATACGTTTAGGCCACATTGATGTCATACGCCATGGTAATCTAATTGACCCCCCAGAGCCCAAGCCAAAGAAACATTAA
- the LOC111680095 gene encoding esterase CG5412, whose protein sequence is MTNNEANTSSASSSSSKQKTQLEIKDKVRVLCLHGYRQNADSFKNKLGSFRKHVNKYAEFVFIDAPHKAKPLEEGGEIQPDQLSWWFNKDDGSFKGTNKNGPAFGFQESLKLVEETWKTQGPFQGLLGFSQGACFVGLICGLAKKKLTSIRPEFAILSSGFLSGSLVHKSAYEEFITIPTLHTYGLSDEIIPKEMSKDLAYHFKNIEILEHNGGHYFPATSQQKQTYINFFQDRLQEYLENLELQQTSNATFVEEQQEEEVGEGEVQTISDDSEDSA, encoded by the exons ATGACCAATAACGAGGCTAATACATCATCAGCATCCTCATCATCGAGCAAACAAAAAACCCAACTGGAAATAAAAGACAAAGTGCGTGTTTTATGTCTTCATGGCTATCGGCAAAACGCCGATAGCTTCAAAAACAAGTTGGGCTCATTTCGTAAACATGTCAATAAATATGCAGAATTTGTGTTTATAGATGCTCCCCATAAAGCTAAGCCCTTAGAAGAAGGCGGTGAAATTCAGCCTGATCAATTGAGTTGGTGGTTTAATAAGGATGACGGTTCATTTAAGGGAACGAATAAGAATGGACCAGCATTTGGTTTTCAAGAAAGTTTAAAACTGGTAGAAGAAACTTGGAAGACTCAGGGACCATTTCAGGGTCTATTGGGTTTCTCGCAAGGAGCCTGTTTTGTAGGCTTAATATGCGGATTGGCGAAAAAGAAAT TAACATCTATACGCCCGGAATTTGCTATACTCTCCTCTGGCTTCCTATCCGGCAGTTTAGTTCACAAAAGTGCTTACGAAGAATTCATTACAATTCCCACCCTACACACCTATGGTTTATCCGATGAAATTATACCCAAAGAAATGAGTAAAGATTTGGcttatcattttaaaaatatcgaaattttagAACACAATGGCGGTCATTATTTCCCCGCAACAtcacagcaaaaacaaacctATATTAACTTCTTTCAAGATCGTTTACAGGAATATCTAGAAAATTTAGAATTACAACAAACCTCGAATGCAACCTTTGTAGAGGAGCAACAGGAAGAGGAAGTGGGGGAGGGAGAAGTACAAACAATATCCGACGACTCAGAGGACAGTGCATAA
- the LOC111680096 gene encoding elongin-B, translating into MDVFLMIRRHKTTIFTDAKENTSVAELKRMLEGILKVKPADQRLYNQDNDIMEDDNTLQDYGITMSTAKAQAPAQLGLALRKESGDIEALEITSYSSPPDLPEVMKNQEAANGKEQVA; encoded by the exons ATG GATGTATTCTTGATGATCAGAAGACACAAAACAACCATCTTTACGGATGCCAAAGAAAATACTTCAGTGGCCGAATTAAAGCGTATGCTGGAAG GCATTTTAAAAGTCAAACCTGCGGATCAACGTTTATACAATCAAGATAATGATATTATGGAAGATGACAATACTTTGCAAGATTATGGCATCACAATGTCAACAGCAAAGGCGCAAGCACCTGCTCAATTAGGTTTGGCTTTAAG AAAGGAAAGCGGCGATATAGAAGCACTCGAAATTACATCATATTCATCACCACCCGATTTACCCGAAGTCATGAAGAATCAAGAGGCAGCAAATGGTAAAGAACAAGTGGCATAG